ATAAGATATATTTAAATTAGGATCAATAAATTGGGGTAAAAATGCAATAAAAAATACAAGTACTTTAGGATTAGAAATTGCTGTTAAGAAACCTTTTATAGGTAATCTATATATATTATGAGTATCATCTTTATGTTCAGAAATACTGTTTTCTGATTTCCATATCATATACGCGATAAAAATTAAGTAGAAAAATCCTAGAGTTTTTATTACCTCAAAAATTATAGGAAAATCATCAATTATTTGTTTTAGTCCAAAACCAATAGCACAAATAATCAGAAAATCAGCTATCGCTGCTCCAATACTAGCTAGAAAAACAGCTTTTATAGAATTATTAAGACCTAGATTTAAGGCCAATAAAGATGTAGGGCCAGGTAAAATGGCCCCTATAAAGCAAAAAAAACTATACAAAATAATTGTATAAAGTTCCATATTATTTTCTACTGTGTAGATGTTTTAGGTATTCATAAGTACTTGGTAAACTTTCCAAGAGATTATCCTCACGTTTCTTTAACTCTTGCATATATTCTCGAGCTTTATCATATTTATTATCATAAAGTATTTTTGGATATACTGAGTTTGGATAGGATTTAAACCCTGTAAACATGCAGTAGTAATTGCTATTTGTCCAGAAATTAGAAAACTCTATATCAAAGTCTCCATAATAATCTTCTTCATTTGTAGTAATTGGAGGAAAATAAAGTAAAACTTTTCACAAGAAAAGTAAAATAAAAAAAATAGCCTAAGCAGAAAATAGGGTGCAATGCTCCAACCCTGCTACAAATACAATAAAAGCAAATGCACTCAACTTCTCAACATGCTCCCCAAAGCGTCGCACTTCGTGCTTTGGCTTTGGTGAACGGTTGAGAGAGTTTCGGCAATACTCACCCTAAGGGACGACTTTTAAAAAAAGTCATTTCCCTTAAGTATTGCCGATTTACCTGTATATATTTGGCTTCGGAGCCACGTATATCGGTCGTATCCGCACATAGCTTTGCTGACTATGCAGACAAGGACTCAAAGTCTTGCACTTCGCTCCACGCGCTCCCTGTCGTTACATTGCCTGTATCTCTGCGAGGGTTTCCCCAACGTACAACTTAACAAGTCCTATGTAACTACTCCCAACGCTCCGCCTGTGTGAAGTTCCCCTGTAAGCGGTTTAGCCTTTCGACTATAGCTACAATACGCCAGTGACACTTATTCCTACCACACGTACTGCATGCCGACCGTAAAACGGACACGCAGAAGCGGGCAAAGCTCGATCTAGGATACTTATTTGACGATTTAAAACACGAATTAACGAAGACTTATCATTTTGAGGCTTGATATAAACACTGTTTATTGTGAAAATAGAGTTCAGGTACAAGCCTTAGTGTGAAATCAGTGCGAGGTGGTACTCCGCTGATCTTCGTTACTTGATGTTGAAGCATCAAATAACTGCGTACCGCTGAATATAAAGCGAAAGCCCGTCGAGTTTCAATACTCGATGGGCTTTTTCTTTGTATTTTTAAATTAAAATTTACTTTTCTTTGTTTAAAGCAAACTTTCGCTTCTTAATCACTGTAATCGGCTTTTCTTGTGGAGCCATATTTTTCTGAATGGCCACCTGCTTCATTTCTACTGGTACAGCACTATTTTCAGTAGACTTTGGACTAGATTCTTTAGGCTTCGAGTCTGTTGATTTTTGCAGAGTTGCTTCTTTATTTTTAATTTTTATATAAATTTCATGTACGACCGCATTATGTTCTTTAATCTCCCTATTTTTGCTCGTTATTTTTTTATATTGTTCTTTAAAGGGCTTTATAAAATTCTTGATAGTTGATAGCAGTAGAGCTTCATCGGGGTGTATATCAGCCAGTGTTTTTGGTGCTTCCATTTGCACAAAATCAATGAAATTCAGGGGGAATTTTTCAACAATTTCAGGCGTTGCAAAACTAATAAAATCATATCCATGGTAAGAAATTACAGCATATTTCGTATCCTGCTTAATCGGATGTTTGATATATCCCCTTATGGTCGCTTCTCCCTGATCCAGTAGCTTCTTTATATAGAAATCTTTGATTTGATTCTCTGAAAATGCACTTTTCCTATAAAAATTAATTTTTTTATTAATTTCTTCTCGTTCTTCTATTTCATCAATATTTTCTAACTTATTACTAAATTCAATAAATTGAGCATGATTATGTTGAGCAAGTTCAGAAGTCCAAATTAAGAGTTGTGCAAGATTATCAGACAGAGGTGGTCCCACTTGTTTGAACAACTAAAAGCTTATTTATAAGTGATATTCTGCTCTAGTTAAGCTACCTTATTTTGTTGTGGTAGCTGGTCATAGTAAAACTCATCTGGAGTCATTTTGTCCAGACTCGAATGAGGTCGTTTCAAATTATAAAATTCAAAATATGCGTTTAATTGCTTCTTCGCATCCAAAACATTGCTGTAGGCTTTGAGATAAACCTCCTCATATTTAACGCTCCGCCATAATCGTTCAATCATCACATTATCGACCCAACGACCTTTACCGTCCATGCTGATTTGGATGTCATTTGATTTTAACACTTCAATAAACGCATCACTGGTAAATTGACTGCCTTGGTCTGTATTAAAGATTTCAGGTCGACCATATTTTTCAATAGCTTCATTTAATGTTTCTATACAAAATGCAACCTCCATACTAATCGATACGCTATGGGCAAGCACCTTACGGCTGTACCAATCAATCACAGCACATAAGTAGACAAAGCCTTTTGCCATAGGGATATATGTTATATCCGTTGCCCACACTTGATTACTCCGTTGAATATTCAATCCTTTGAGCAGATATGGATATTTACGGTGAGCTTGATTGGCCTGACTTAGATTTGGTTTACGATATAACGCATTAATGCCCATTTTTTTCATTAAAGTACGTGTATGACGTCGTCCTATATGATGTCCTTGACGGTTCAATAAATCACGCATCATACGGCTACCTGCAAAAGGGTATTGCATATGTAATTCATCAATACAGCGCATCAGCTTCAGATCTGATGCACTCACAGGTTTTGGGCGATAGTAATAACAACCACGGGAGACTTTCAGTAGCTTAGCTTGCTTAGATACTGAAATCTGAAGTGAGTCGTCGATTAACTTTTGTGGTTGAAGCGGCCCAGTTTCTTCAACACACCTTCTAAAAAATCAATTTCTAATGCCTGCTCACCGATTTTTGCATGTAGTTTTTTTAGATCAATGGGTGGTTCTGCTGGAGCTTTTGATTGATCGAAGGCTTGCGAGGAAGCCGAAATCAATTGATTTTTCCAGTCAATAATTTGGTTTTGATGAACATCAAATTCAGCACTCAATTCAGCAAGTGTTTTTTCTGCTTTAATCGCAGCAAGTGCTACCTTAGCTTTAAAGTCATTTGAATGATTTCTTCTTGGTCTACGTGTCATAAAATACTCCATATATTGATGTTTATAACATCATTTGGGGAGCAAAATATCACTTATAGGTGTTGTTCAAATTTCCTGATCCACCTCTGACTTAATAATCTCAATATCATTTAAATCAAGCTTCTTCATTAGTGTAAGCTCTTCCTGCTTGAACTCTTTTCTTTCTAAACTTGACCGCTTCAACATAACAACTTCCTTAACTTTTACTAACTTCAAAACATTAAAAACAATTCTGAATGGTCACTTAACCAAAAATTTCTGAATGGCTATCTAACTGGTGTAATTCTAAAACATCATCCCCTACGAGCCTATAAATCAAGACTAAATCAGGTTTAACGTGGCAATCTCGACAATTTTTAAACTCAGCACCACCTTTTAATGGATGATCTAGATATTTTTCAGGTAATGGACTATTAGCAACTAAACAGTCCAGTACCTCGGCCCATTCAGCCGTAACCAAATCTAAATAACGTCTTTTAATGTCTCTTTTAAATGAACTGGTTACGATTATTTTTCGTTTAGCCATTAGCTTCTTCCGACATTGCTTGGATGGCTTCTTCTACTGTTTCATACTCGGTGTACTCCCCATTTTCAATTTCTTTAAGAGATTGAAGCAACTTTGCTGCTGCTTTAGGGGTTAAAGCTGTTTCCCTTGCATAATCAAAAGACAATGGAATCGTTTTCGTTTTAACAATTTGATTTAAGAACAGTTTAAATGCCTGTGGCATGGTTAAACCGTAGTCCTCCAAAATAGGAGTAACTTTTTCTTTCAGTTCTGCCTCTAAACGCATATTGAAATTGACTGCGGACATGGTTAATCCCTCCAAGGAACCAATAATGTAAAGATAATATAAGGCATTGTCTTTACTTTTTCATTACTTTTGATGTAAAAATATGAGTATTAAAACTCTAATTATTGGCATAACAGACTTTCAAATTTTGTTTTCGAATTTTTCTATATAGGGTCGATCACACATAAATCATGATTTTTTCCATAATTGCACTGTTCTTTCATCACACGCACACATGGTTTAGATTCTTCTCCAACAGTACAACTTCGAATCTCAAGCTGAATACCATCCTCTCTTAAACTTTCAATCTTAGAAATATTCTCTAGCGGTTTGATATAAACAGCAAATAACCAAATGATGCCAAGCATAAGAATGGCAAAAATCCCCAAAACTATTGTGATGATTTTCCATGAGAATTGATCACTGGCTGAATCAATCGAATTTTTTAAGCGTCCAAGTGCTTTAGCGGTCTTAACAAGCTCCGCTGTACCCTCCTGTAAACCCGTATTTAGCGATTTTGATACGGTATGATGGGTTTGCCCTGCGATAACCTTCTGAATGCGTTCTTCGGTGATTTGAAGCTCTTTAACGGCCTGATTGACTAAGTTTTGCTGTTGTTCTGCAACTGCCATCAGTGCATATAGCTTTTTTTCATCAGGTGTCATCGGCTCATCCCTTTAAAATTCATGGTTTTCTGTTGCTCTCGTTCTAATTTCTGCTGTTCTTTGTACTGTTCCAAAGCAAGCTGTTTGAAGCTATCAAAATCAGCCTTAAAGCTCTCAATACCTTGTTTAATTTCTTTGTCTGAAATTGGGCTGTCTTTGAGGTCTTGGAGGTCTTTTTTCGGGTCGCCTAAGTCTAGCCCTACAAGCTCTTTATGGGCTGTACGCGACTGTTGCAGGGCTTCCCTGATTTCAGGATTCTTCGCTTGGCTTGGTAGCAGTTTCTTTTCAGGTTCTTTGTCAATGCCTTGCTCTTTATAGCTTCGCATATCAATACGGCTGTCAAGTTGATGTTTTTCTAAATGGCTGTTGCATAGATCTGCC
The sequence above is a segment of the Acinetobacter lwoffii genome. Coding sequences within it:
- a CDS encoding LysE family translocator — its product is MELYTIILYSFFCFIGAILPGPTSLLALNLGLNNSIKAVFLASIGAAIADFLIICAIGFGLKQIIDDFPIIFEVIKTLGFFYLIFIAYMIWKSENSISEHKDDTHNIYRLPIKGFLTAISNPKVLVFFIAFLPQFIDPNLNISYQYIVLGIASSMIDIICMTIYGLLGVKLLYFFKDKTNLLYLNRISAICMASIAMFLIIR
- a CDS encoding IS3 family transposase (programmed frameshift), with protein sequence MTRRPRRNHSNDFKAKVALAAIKAEKTLAELSAEFDVHQNQIIDWKNQLISASSQAFDQSKAPAEPPIDLKKLHAKIGEQALEIGFFRRCVEETGPLQPQKLIDDSLQISVSKQAKLLKVSRGCYYYRPKPVSASDLKLMRCIDELHMQYPFAGSRMMRDLLNRQGHHIGRRHTRTLMKKMGINALYRKPNLSQANQAHRKYPYLLKGLNIQRSNQVWATDITYIPMAKGFVYLCAVIDWYSRKVLAHSVSISMEVAFCIETLNEAIEKYGRPEIFNTDQGSQFTSDAFIEVLKSNDIQISMDGKGRWVDNVMIERLWRSVKYEEVYLKAYSNVLDAKKQLNAYFEFYNLKRPHSSLDKMTPDEFYYDQLPQQNKVA
- a CDS encoding type II toxin-antitoxin system YafQ family toxin, yielding MAKRKIIVTSSFKRDIKRRYLDLVTAEWAEVLDCLVANSPLPEKYLDHPLKGGAEFKNCRDCHVKPDLVLIYRLVGDDVLELHQLDSHSEIFG
- a CDS encoding type II toxin-antitoxin system RelB/DinJ family antitoxin; this translates as MSAVNFNMRLEAELKEKVTPILEDYGLTMPQAFKLFLNQIVKTKTIPLSFDYARETALTPKAAAKLLQSLKEIENGEYTEYETVEEAIQAMSEEANG